A window from Hymenobacter volaticus encodes these proteins:
- the lptC gene encoding LPS export ABC transporter periplasmic protein LptC, which produces MRTSHSIHSLPSRAALFLLLAGSLATGCKKAEPQAKEPVKYNGPLLESTNVLTLYSDSAKLQVRYTAPLEQQFENGDQLYPKGLQVTFFDKSGQKVVNKLSGKYCKYEKVKNLYTMRGNVRVNNEEKQQRMYTEELFYDKQRNVVYTDSATFAQFVTPTDSLTGYGLFYNMTTSRYLFKRPAGQFIVESASTTPQ; this is translated from the coding sequence ATGCGTACTTCTCACTCGATACACTCGTTGCCTTCCCGCGCGGCTCTGTTCTTGCTGCTAGCGGGTTCGTTGGCTACTGGCTGCAAAAAAGCCGAGCCGCAAGCCAAGGAGCCAGTGAAGTATAATGGGCCGTTGTTGGAGTCAACGAATGTGCTGACTTTGTACAGCGACTCTGCCAAGCTGCAAGTCCGGTACACTGCTCCACTTGAGCAGCAATTTGAAAATGGAGACCAACTCTACCCGAAAGGATTACAGGTAACTTTCTTCGATAAGAGCGGGCAGAAAGTAGTAAACAAGCTGAGCGGCAAGTACTGCAAATACGAGAAGGTGAAGAACCTCTACACGATGCGTGGCAACGTGCGAGTAAACAACGAGGAGAAGCAACAGCGCATGTACACCGAGGAGCTGTTCTACGACAAGCAAAGAAACGTGGTCTACACCGACTCCGCTACTTTCGCGCAGTTCGTGACGCCCACCGACTCCTTAACGGGCTACGGCTTGTTTTATAACATGACTACAAGTCGTTACCTCTTCAAGCGGCCAGCTGGTCAGTTCATTGTTGAGTCAGCTAGTACCACTCCTCAGTAG
- a CDS encoding tetratricopeptide repeat protein, which produces MRRLPSLLFSFLLLSTAPLQAQQDVGNVTLAKEYTRKGEHEKAAFLFSKLPSDAQTSVAILPDYLASLQGLKRYKDAEKLVKRAIRQHPEEGGYGVSLGALYAASGDQGTATKQYEKVVSQLTSAQVLPVAAEFSRRNLPEWSEKTYLRGRELAKNDLEFSTQLVQLYTQNGNTEKLMAETLRLVQDDEQQLPFVRNMLQNSLQNDKDFDALERQLLTNVQKYPDRSVYSELLLWLQVQRRDFTGALVQAKALDRRGRTEGSRVMDLASIAQYNKDYETAISGYEYVLREYKGGPFYASARQRLVQSREAQVRETYPVDPAKIRELIVQYQQVLTELGRTPQTAPVLRSMAVLHAFQLDEKDKAITLLQEVIDMPRASIEVVDEAKINLADIYLLRAEPWEATLLYSQVEKSHKDSPLGYEAKLRNARLSYFAGDFKLAKSHLDILKEATTREIANDAMQLSLLITDNTAMDTAGVALRDYATVEQLVFQNKLTEALRGLDALLQKYPGHALQDDAWYLKAQLQRRTGDYRAAVATLEKITTNPKYDVLSDDAMFLLASIQEENLQDKEQAKTLYNQFLVKYPGSIYVAEARKRFRKLRGDSL; this is translated from the coding sequence ATGCGTCGTCTTCCCAGCCTGCTGTTCTCTTTTCTGCTACTTAGCACCGCGCCGCTTCAGGCCCAGCAAGATGTTGGCAATGTTACTTTGGCTAAAGAATATACCCGCAAAGGAGAGCATGAGAAGGCCGCCTTTCTCTTTAGTAAGCTACCCTCTGACGCGCAAACATCAGTTGCCATACTACCCGACTACCTCGCGTCCTTGCAGGGCCTTAAGCGTTACAAAGACGCTGAGAAACTAGTGAAGCGCGCTATTCGCCAGCATCCCGAGGAGGGAGGCTACGGGGTGTCACTAGGTGCCCTCTACGCGGCCTCCGGCGACCAAGGAACTGCCACCAAGCAATACGAGAAAGTAGTTAGCCAACTCACTTCCGCGCAGGTACTGCCCGTTGCTGCTGAGTTCAGTCGCCGCAACCTGCCCGAGTGGTCGGAGAAGACGTATCTGCGCGGCCGGGAGTTGGCCAAAAACGACTTGGAGTTCAGCACGCAACTCGTGCAGCTCTATACGCAGAACGGCAACACCGAAAAGCTCATGGCGGAAACCCTACGCCTCGTGCAAGACGACGAGCAGCAACTGCCTTTCGTGCGCAATATGCTGCAAAATAGCCTTCAGAATGACAAGGACTTTGATGCTCTAGAGCGCCAGCTGCTAACCAATGTACAGAAGTACCCCGACCGGAGCGTGTACAGCGAGTTGCTGCTGTGGCTGCAAGTCCAGCGTCGGGACTTCACGGGCGCGCTGGTGCAGGCCAAAGCCCTCGACCGCCGTGGCCGCACAGAAGGAAGCCGCGTGATGGATCTGGCCTCCATTGCTCAATACAACAAAGACTACGAAACCGCCATCAGCGGCTACGAATACGTGCTGCGCGAGTACAAGGGTGGACCTTTCTACGCCTCTGCCCGCCAGCGCCTCGTGCAGTCAAGAGAAGCGCAGGTGCGCGAAACTTATCCCGTTGACCCCGCCAAAATTCGGGAGCTTATTGTGCAATATCAGCAGGTACTGACTGAGCTAGGTCGTACGCCCCAGACTGCCCCCGTACTACGTAGCATGGCGGTGCTGCACGCTTTCCAACTCGACGAGAAGGACAAGGCTATAACTCTGCTGCAAGAAGTGATTGACATGCCCCGCGCCAGCATTGAGGTAGTGGATGAGGCCAAAATCAACTTAGCGGACATCTACTTGCTGCGGGCCGAGCCGTGGGAAGCCACCTTGCTGTACTCGCAGGTGGAAAAGTCGCACAAGGATTCGCCGTTAGGATACGAAGCCAAGCTGCGCAACGCTCGCCTCAGCTATTTCGCTGGCGACTTCAAGCTGGCCAAAAGCCACCTCGATATCCTGAAGGAAGCTACCACGCGCGAAATTGCCAACGACGCTATGCAGCTTAGTCTGCTCATCACCGACAACACGGCTATGGATACTGCGGGCGTAGCACTACGCGACTATGCCACCGTGGAGCAGCTTGTGTTCCAAAACAAACTTACCGAAGCGTTGCGCGGCCTCGATGCACTGCTGCAGAAATACCCAGGCCACGCCCTGCAAGACGATGCTTGGTACTTAAAGGCTCAGTTGCAGCGGCGTACCGGCGACTACCGTGCGGCAGTAGCTACGCTCGAGAAAATCACGACAAACCCTAAGTACGATGTACTGAGCGACGACGCCATGTTTTTGCTGGCTAGCATTCAAGAAGAAAACCTGCAAGACAAAGAGCAGGCAAAAACGCTATACAATCAATTTCTGGTAAAGTATCCGGGCAGTATATATGTAGCAGAAGCTCGTAAGCGGTTCAGAAAGCTGCGGGGAGATAGTTTGTAG
- a CDS encoding peptidylprolyl isomerase: MFGGNQNVVGEVSGQKIELTDFNNALEQAKQSFVQQQGRQPDEQAMGYLRDQAWNQTIYRIAFQKEFDKLGLAVSDDELTDMVQGRNIHPSIRQAFTDPKTGQFDRAKIIQYLQGLDKLPPDAQAAWQNFEANLGPERMGQKYNNLIKLSTYVTTAEAKRFDENQNTRASMRYLFVPYFSISDSAVKVTDDQLQAYLDKNKSRYKVEDGRSIEYVTIPVVASKEDTAAVQQTVAQLATQFASAPNDSLFVKLNSDQPYNHAFVSPADMPEKLRQQLPLTVGKVYGPYAENGTISLIKVTGEKAGGQPSARASHILIKPEGNTPEAEAAALAKAKKVLADIKGGADFAAMARQYGTDGTVNTGGDLGWFQQGRMVPEFEKAIFGATSTGLLPNPVKTSFGYHVIKITAPKTTQTYQLATVQKKMEPSEATREAAYTRAQTLKGEATDLESFRKVVAKEKNLQKQEAKGLGRGDQAVNSLQGAREIVRWAYGTAGKKTAVGDVSEVFEIGDQYVVAVLTGERSKGTADVASLRPELTAAVRNEEKAKQIIGKLTGKTGTLEQIAGTYGSAAQVKTAEGVVLGSGTIPGLGSEPLAVGKAFGLKPGQKSAPIQGEQGVLIVEPVSVQKPTAPSDIVAVRKQLTDQRVGRADGLIYEAVKANANIKDERNKFF, encoded by the coding sequence TTGTTTGGCGGCAATCAAAACGTAGTAGGCGAAGTATCCGGCCAGAAGATAGAACTGACGGATTTCAACAACGCGTTGGAGCAAGCCAAGCAGTCGTTTGTGCAGCAGCAAGGCCGCCAGCCCGACGAGCAGGCTATGGGCTACTTGCGCGATCAGGCGTGGAACCAGACCATCTACCGCATTGCCTTCCAAAAGGAATTTGATAAGCTTGGGTTGGCCGTATCCGACGACGAACTGACGGATATGGTACAAGGCCGCAACATTCACCCCAGCATTCGGCAGGCCTTTACTGACCCAAAGACCGGGCAGTTCGACCGCGCCAAAATTATTCAGTACCTGCAAGGCCTCGACAAATTGCCACCCGATGCGCAGGCTGCTTGGCAGAACTTCGAAGCCAACCTAGGGCCGGAGCGCATGGGTCAGAAGTACAACAACCTGATCAAGCTAAGCACCTACGTAACGACTGCCGAAGCCAAGCGTTTCGACGAAAACCAAAACACCCGGGCGAGCATGCGCTACCTGTTCGTTCCGTATTTCTCTATCTCCGACTCGGCGGTGAAGGTGACGGACGACCAACTGCAAGCTTACCTCGACAAGAACAAGAGTCGCTACAAAGTAGAAGACGGCCGCAGCATCGAGTACGTAACTATTCCGGTGGTGGCTTCCAAGGAAGATACGGCGGCTGTACAGCAAACCGTTGCCCAACTGGCCACGCAATTTGCCTCGGCTCCCAACGATTCGTTGTTTGTAAAACTTAACTCCGATCAGCCTTACAACCACGCTTTCGTATCACCGGCTGATATGCCAGAGAAGCTGCGTCAGCAGCTGCCTCTCACGGTAGGTAAGGTATATGGCCCATATGCCGAGAATGGCACGATCAGCTTAATCAAAGTAACCGGTGAAAAAGCTGGCGGCCAACCCTCGGCCCGGGCTAGCCACATTCTCATCAAGCCCGAAGGTAACACGCCAGAGGCGGAGGCCGCTGCTTTAGCTAAAGCCAAAAAAGTGCTAGCTGATATTAAGGGCGGTGCTGATTTTGCCGCTATGGCTCGTCAGTATGGCACCGACGGCACCGTAAACACCGGTGGTGATCTAGGCTGGTTCCAGCAGGGCCGTATGGTACCCGAATTCGAGAAGGCCATCTTTGGGGCTACTTCTACTGGCTTGCTGCCGAACCCAGTTAAGACTTCGTTCGGCTACCACGTTATTAAAATCACGGCGCCCAAAACTACGCAGACGTATCAGTTGGCTACTGTGCAGAAGAAGATGGAGCCATCGGAAGCTACGCGTGAAGCGGCTTACACTCGGGCTCAAACGCTGAAAGGCGAAGCCACCGATTTAGAGTCGTTCCGCAAGGTGGTTGCCAAAGAAAAGAACTTGCAGAAGCAGGAAGCAAAAGGTCTTGGCCGCGGCGACCAAGCAGTAAACAGCCTGCAAGGTGCTCGCGAGATTGTGCGTTGGGCTTATGGCACGGCTGGCAAGAAAACTGCAGTCGGCGACGTATCCGAGGTGTTTGAAATAGGTGACCAGTACGTGGTAGCCGTCCTGACCGGGGAGCGGAGCAAGGGCACTGCCGACGTAGCTAGCCTGCGGCCAGAGCTAACTGCTGCCGTGCGCAACGAAGAGAAAGCCAAGCAAATCATTGGCAAGCTAACCGGCAAAACCGGCACCTTGGAGCAGATAGCTGGCACGTACGGCTCGGCTGCCCAAGTGAAGACGGCCGAGGGCGTGGTACTAGGTTCGGGTACGATTCCGGGCCTGGGCAGCGAGCCACTAGCAGTGGGCAAAGCCTTTGGTCTGAAGCCCGGCCAGAAGTCGGCTCCTATCCAGGGCGAGCAAGGTGTGCTGATAGTAGAGCCAGTAAGCGTACAGAAACCTACTGCTCCTTCCGACATAGTTGCTGTACGCAAGCAGCTAACCGACCAGCGGGTAGGCCGCGCTGATGGCTTGATCTACGAAGCCGTGAAAGCCAACGCTAACATCAAAGACGAGCGCAACAAGTTCTTTTAA